The Paraburkholderia caffeinilytica genome segment CGATCGCGTATTGAACCGCGACGTGGCCGAGGCCGCCGATCCCCGAAATCGTGATCCATTGACCCGGCCGCGTGTCCGTCATGCGAATGCCTTTGTAGACGGTCACGCCCGCGCAGAGGATCGGCGCGATCTCTTCGAACGCAACAGCCGACGGCAGATGGCCGACATAGTTCGGATCGGCCAGTACGTACTCTGCGTATGCACCGTTGACGGAATAGCCGGTATTGTGCTGCTCGTGACACAGCGTTTCCCAACCGCCAAGGCAATGCTCACAATGACCACAGGCGGTATAAAGCCACGGCACGCCGACGCGATCGCCTTCCTTGACGTGTTTGACGTCCTCGCCGACGGCAGCGACGTAGCCGACGCCTTCGTGGCCCGGAATGAAGGGCAGGGTGGGCTTGACCGGCCAGTCGCCGTCAGCTGCGTGCAGATCCGTGTGACACACGCCGGACGCCTTGACATTGACGAGGATCTGCCCACGCCCGGGCTTCGGGACAGGGATCTCTTCGATACGCAGCGGAGCGCCGAATTCGTGGACGACAGCGGCTTTCATCATTTGGGCCATGGCCTTTCTCCATCGGTTGGGAAGACAAACGGTATGGCGACCATTCGACCGCATACGGCCGATTCCGGGTTGATTTGAGTCAAGCAGCGGGTGCTGTCACCGCGAACGGATCTGTAGTTGCCCGGAACAGCCTTCGGGATGATCCATGTCAATCGATAGGATGCCCTGCGAGCCTAAGCTCAAACCATACGAGCGTTTGCCGGGTTCCGGATACTGACGGCTGAGCCGGGCCGGGCCCGTGAATTCAATGATCCTAACTGTTCAGGAGTCGTACCATGCGCGCATCTGATGTCATGACCGGCAACGTCATCTCGGTCACACCCGACATGACTGTTCGAGAGGTTGCCCGAATTCTCGTCGACAACGGCATCAGCGGCGCGCCGGTGCTGGAGTCAGACGGTCATGTCGCCGGCATGATCAGCGAAGGCGATCTGCTTCGCCGCGCCGAGATCGGCACCGACGAGCGCACGCGAACCTCGTGGCTCGATCTCTGGTCCGCGAGCCATGAAGCGCGGGACTACATCAAGACCCACGCGGTGAAAGTGCGCGACGTAATGACCACCGATGTCGTGACCGTTCAGCCCGACACGCCGCTCGGCGAAGTGGCCGGCATTCTCGAGACGCGGCGCATCAAACGTGTTCCCGTGACGAAAGCGGGGCAACTCGTAGGCATTGTGAGCCGCGCCAATCTCGTCCAGGCGCTGGCAAGCGTGCCGGATGAGCCGGCATCGGATGCGACGCTCTCGGACGCCGAGATCCGCGCGATGTTGATGGGCGAACTGGCTGGCCGTAAGTGGAGCTTCGCCGGCCGCAATATCGTTGTCACGGACGGCGTCGTGCATCTGTGGGGCATTTTC includes the following:
- a CDS encoding CBS domain-containing protein encodes the protein MRASDVMTGNVISVTPDMTVREVARILVDNGISGAPVLESDGHVAGMISEGDLLRRAEIGTDERTRTSWLDLWSASHEARDYIKTHAVKVRDVMTTDVVTVQPDTPLGEVAGILETRRIKRVPVTKAGQLVGIVSRANLVQALASVPDEPASDATLSDAEIRAMLMGELAGRKWSFAGRNIVVTDGVVHLWGIFHSLEAVDAVRVAAQGIPGVKRVEDHTEPYPVMPGI
- the adhP gene encoding alcohol dehydrogenase AdhP, encoding MAQMMKAAVVHEFGAPLRIEEIPVPKPGRGQILVNVKASGVCHTDLHAADGDWPVKPTLPFIPGHEGVGYVAAVGEDVKHVKEGDRVGVPWLYTACGHCEHCLGGWETLCHEQHNTGYSVNGAYAEYVLADPNYVGHLPSAVAFEEIAPILCAGVTVYKGIRMTDTRPGQWITISGIGGLGHVAVQYAIAMGLRVVAVDISADKLALARELGATLTFNAAEGDAAAAIQKEIGGTHGVLVTAVSRSAFAQALGMVRRGGTIALNGLPPGDFPLPIFSTVLNGITVRGSIVGTRKDLQESLDFAAEGRVRARIHLDRLDNINHVFAELKSGNVDGRIVLKLD